Proteins encoded by one window of Kribbella italica:
- a CDS encoding RNA polymerase sigma factor codes for MNIIVIDETEYPMAAGPPGDSVLWDRLRDGDREALGLLFDRYADDVHAFAFRRTASWAAAEDVVQTTFLSTWRRFERNPPGPLTAPSARGWLLVVAANECRTLHRTARRLRGLVERLPEPSNQPDHAAAVAKRLDDERQMSAVRRALAKLPRHEQETLELVVWAGLTIAETAAALGVPEGTVKARLHRTRRRFPDLLSRVALTEEL; via the coding sequence GTGAACATCATCGTGATCGACGAGACGGAGTACCCGATGGCTGCCGGGCCACCTGGGGACAGCGTGCTCTGGGACCGGCTGCGCGACGGCGACCGGGAGGCGCTCGGCCTCCTGTTCGACCGGTACGCCGACGACGTGCACGCGTTCGCTTTCCGGCGTACGGCGTCGTGGGCGGCGGCCGAGGACGTCGTGCAGACGACGTTCCTCAGCACCTGGCGACGGTTCGAGCGGAACCCACCAGGCCCGCTGACGGCGCCGTCGGCCCGTGGCTGGCTGCTGGTCGTCGCGGCGAACGAATGCCGGACGCTGCACCGCACGGCCCGCCGGTTGCGCGGCCTGGTCGAACGGCTGCCCGAGCCGTCGAACCAGCCGGACCACGCGGCCGCTGTCGCCAAGCGGCTCGACGACGAGCGCCAGATGTCCGCCGTACGCCGGGCGCTGGCCAAGCTCCCCCGGCACGAGCAAGAGACGCTCGAGCTCGTGGTCTGGGCCGGCCTCACCATCGCCGAGACCGCCGCGGCCCTCGGAGTTCCCGAAGGCACCGTCAAGGCTCGCCTCCACCGCACCCGCCGCCGTTTCCCCGACCTGCTGTCCCGGGTCGCCCTCACCGAGGAGTTGTGA
- a CDS encoding NUDIX hydrolase, translated as MDELVALVDADGVVCGSAPRSVMRRDNLRHSATGVLVRNSAGDVYVHRRTPTKDVFPAHYDFMAGGVIAAGEHPYDAVVRELAEELGISGVPLEKLPEGDYADESTDYHAYLYACRWDGPVRHQPEEVEWGAWMPLPELIARLDDPAWIFVPDSSALLGDYLRTL; from the coding sequence ATGGACGAACTCGTGGCCCTGGTGGACGCCGACGGCGTGGTCTGCGGCTCCGCGCCGCGGTCGGTGATGCGGCGCGACAACCTGCGGCACTCGGCGACCGGCGTACTGGTGCGCAACTCGGCCGGTGACGTGTACGTCCACCGCCGGACGCCGACCAAGGACGTCTTCCCCGCGCACTACGACTTCATGGCCGGCGGGGTGATCGCGGCCGGCGAGCACCCGTACGACGCGGTGGTGCGCGAGCTGGCCGAGGAGCTCGGGATCAGCGGCGTACCGCTGGAGAAGCTGCCCGAGGGCGACTACGCCGACGAGTCCACCGACTACCACGCCTACCTCTACGCGTGCCGCTGGGACGGACCGGTCCGGCACCAGCCGGAGGAGGTCGAGTGGGGAGCCTGGATGCCGCTGCCTGAGCTGATCGCTCGCCTCGACGATCCGGCCTGGATCTTCGTCCCCGACTCGTCCGCGCTGCTCGGCGACTACCTGCGGACGCTGTAG